CGCCGATGTCGAACGCACGGCTCAGCTCGTCCTCGGTGTGCGCCTCCACGAGCGCGGTCATGCCGAGGTCGGCGATGAGGTCGTGGAGCTCCGCGAGCCGCTGCTGATCGAGCGCGGCGACGATGAGCAGCACGAGGTCGGCCCCGGCGGCACGCGCCTCGAGCACCTGGTAGGGCTCGGCGACGAACTCCTTGCGGAGCACCGGGAGGGTCACCGCGGCGCGGACGGCTTCCAGATCGGCGAGCGATCCCTTGAAGCGGCGCTCCTCGGTGAGGACGCTGATCGCGCTCGCTCCCCCGGTCTCGTACAGGGCGGCGAGGGCGGCCGGGTCGGGGATCTCGGCGAGGTCCCCGCGCGACGGGCTCGCGCGCTTGACCTCGGCGATGATCTTGACCCGCTCGGCGGGCGCGAGCGCCGCGAGCGCGTCGATGGCGGGCTCACGTGCGGCCGCGGCGGCCTCCACGACCGCGTACGGTCGCTCGGCACGTCGCCGCTCCGCATCCTCCAGCGCGCCGGCGACGAGGTCGGCGAGCACGGGCTAGTGGCCCTTCGGGGTGTACTTGGAGCCGCCCACTCCGTATCCCGCGCGCTTCATGACCCAGCCGACGATCAGTCCGACGATCGCCAGACCGGCGGAGGCCCACACCACGATCGGCGCGTCGTAGAAGAACGCGATGGCGCCGATGGTGAAGGCGATAAGCATGATGATCACGGCCGTCCACGCCGCCGGCGAATGACCGTGGCCTGGATCGACTGACTCGCTGCTCATGGGACTCCTGCACGTCGGGTGCGCATCGAGGCAGCCCGGAGGCTGCACCACGGCGCGCACGGATTGGTGGATCTGGACCAGTCTAGTGGCTCAGCGGGTGGGGTCGTCGCCGCGACTCAGCTCGTCCCAGCTGTCGATCGCGGAGTCGCGGTCGAGGGTGGTCGGCTCCTCCTGGGCGTCCGATTCGGCGGCCTCCCGCGCCTCCCGCTCGTCGCCGGGCTCGGCGTCGTCGGCGGTCTCCGGCTCCTCGGCGTCGAGCCCGGCGAGCGTCTCCTCGGCCGAGCGGCCGTCCTCGCCCGCGAAACGCGACTGGTACTTGCGCGACGGGCCGGGCCAGGCCCGCAGGAAGACGATGGCGAGCGCGCCGGCCACCGCGACCAGCACTCCGCCGAGCACCGCGAACCACGGCCAGAACTCCGTCGTGGTGCTCTGGACGAGCTTGCGCAGCGACGCCTCCCCCGCGACGCCGGTCGCGGAGGTGATCGCTGCGCTGGCGGCCTGGAGCGGGTCGCCGAGGACGGCGAGAGCCGAGTAGACGATGGATGCGCCGAGCAGGATGCCGAGCAGCGCCAGCACGACCCGGAACGCGGGGCCCGCGATGGCGAGCGCCGCGGTCAGCGCGAGCCCGGCGAGCGACAGCGCCGTGAGCGCCGGCGCGGCGGCCGAGCCGGCGACGGTCACCGTGCCGGCGTGGTTCGCCACATCGGTGACCTGGATCGTGAACCAG
This genomic stretch from Leifsonia sp. EB41 harbors:
- the trpC gene encoding indole-3-glycerol phosphate synthase TrpC, whose amino-acid sequence is MLADLVAGALEDAERRRAERPYAVVEAAAAAREPAIDALAALAPAERVKIIAEVKRASPSRGDLAEIPDPAALAALYETGGASAISVLTEERRFKGSLADLEAVRAAVTLPVLRKEFVAEPYQVLEARAAGADLVLLIVAALDQQRLAELHDLIADLGMTALVEAHTEDELSRAFDIGAKLVGVNARNLSTFELDPDLFGRLADRYPSGVIRVAESAVKSAADVAHYRAAGADVVLVGEALVTSDPIATLGQFLGA
- a CDS encoding Trp biosynthesis-associated membrane protein; this encodes MRTENRRIKYLTLLALLVGSGLGLLSATQTWFTIQVTDVANHAGTVTVAGSAAAPALTALSLAGLALTAALAIAGPAFRVVLALLGILLGASIVYSALAVLGDPLQAASAAITSATGVAGEASLRKLVQSTTTEFWPWFAVLGGVLVAVAGALAIVFLRAWPGPSRKYQSRFAGEDGRSAEETLAGLDAEEPETADDAEPGDEREAREAAESDAQEEPTTLDRDSAIDSWDELSRGDDPTR
- a CDS encoding DUF6704 family protein translates to MSSESVDPGHGHSPAAWTAVIIMLIAFTIGAIAFFYDAPIVVWASAGLAIVGLIVGWVMKRAGYGVGGSKYTPKGH